The following coding sequences lie in one Arabidopsis thaliana chromosome 3, partial sequence genomic window:
- a CDS encoding Eukaryotic aspartyl protease family protein (Eukaryotic aspartyl protease family protein; FUNCTIONS IN: aspartic-type endopeptidase activity; INVOLVED IN: proteolysis; CONTAINS InterPro DOMAIN/s: Peptidase aspartic (InterPro:IPR021109), Peptidase aspartic, catalytic (InterPro:IPR009007), Peptidase A1 (InterPro:IPR001461); BEST Arabidopsis thaliana protein match is: Eukaryotic aspartyl protease family protein (TAIR:AT2G42980.1); Has 2947 Blast hits to 2928 proteins in 232 species: Archae - 0; Bacteria - 0; Metazoa - 679; Fungi - 106; Plants - 1964; Viruses - 0; Other Eukaryotes - 198 (source: NCBI BLink).): MFPLIFFLCSFLSLFLLPPSNIAAVSNHNKYLKLPLLRKSPFPSPTQALALDTRRLHFLSLRRKPIPFVKSPVVSGAASGSGQYFVDLRIGQPPQSLLLIADTGSDLVWVKCSACRNCSHHSPATVFFPRHSSTFSPAHCYDPVCRLVPKPDRAPICNHTRIHSTCHYEYGYADGSLTSGLFARETTSLKTSSGKEARLKSVAFGCGFRISGQSVSGTSFNGANGVMGLGRGPISFASQLGRRFGNKFSYCLMDYTLSPPPTSYLIIGNGGDGISKLFFTPLLTNPLSPTFYYVKLKSVFVNGAKLRIDPSIWEIDDSGNGGTVVDSGTTLAFLAEPAYRSVIAAVRRRVKLPIADALTPGFDLCVNVSGVTKPEKILPRLKFEFSGGAVFVPPPRNYFIETEEQIQCLAIQSVDPKVGFSVIGNLMQQGFLFEFDRDRSRLGFSRRGCALP; this comes from the coding sequence atgtttcctctcatcttcttcctctgttctttcctctctcttttcctccTCCCGCCGTCAAATATCGCCGCCGTGAGTAACCACAACAAATACCTAAAGCTTCCACTACTACGCAAATCTCCGTTTCCTTCTCCAACACAAGCTCTAGCTTTAGACACTCGCCGtctccattttctctctctccgtAGAAAACCAATCCCATTCGTCAAATCTCCGGTGGTCTCCGGCGCAGCTTCCGGGTCGGGTCAATACTTTGTGGATCTTCGTATCGGACAACCGCCTCAATCGTTACTTCTGATCGCCGACACAGGAAGCGATCTCGTTTGGGTTAAATGTTCAGCTTGCCGGAACTGTTCTCATCATTCTCCGGCCACCGTCTTCTTCCCTCGCCACTCCTCAACATTCTCTCCCGCCCATTGCTACGACCCGGTTTGTCGTTTAGTACCTAAACCGGATCGAGCTCCGATATGTAACCATACCCGGATCCATTCCACGTGTCATTACGAGTATGGTTACGCTGACGGTTCATTAACTTCCGGTTTATTCGCTAGagaaacgacgtcgttgaAAACAAGCTCTGGTAAAGAAGCGAGGTTAAAAAGCGTTGCTTTTGGATGCGGGTTTCGGATCTCGGGTCAATCCGTATCAGGTACGAGTTTCAATGGAGCCAATGGAGTAATGGGCTTGGGCCGTGGGCctatttcttttgcttctcagTTGGGCCGTCGTTTTGGTAACAAGTTTTCTTATTGCTTAATGGATTACACACTCTCTCCGCCGCCGACGAGTTATCTCATCATCGGTAACGGCGGCGACGGCATTTCAAAGCTTTTCTTCACTCCGTTGCTCACGAATCCGTTATCGCCAACTTTTTACTACGTTAAATTAAAATCTGTTTTCGTTAACGGTGCGAAATTACGAATCGATCCTTCAATTTGGGAAATCGATGATTCAGGTAACGGCGGAACCGTCGTGGATTCCGGCACAACCTTAGCGTTTTTAGCTGAACCGGCGTATCGATCGGTTATCGCCGCCGTGAGACGACGGGTAAAGCTCCCTATCGCTGATGCGCTGACTCCGGGGTTTGATTTATGCGTTAACGTCTCCGGCGTCACGAAACCGGAAAAGATATTACCGAGgttgaaatttgaattctCCGGTGGTGCTGTGTTTGTTCCGCCGCCGAGGAATTACTTTATTGAGACGGAGGAGCAGATTCAGTGTCTGGCGATTCAATCGGTGGATCCGAAAGTTGGATTTTCAGTGATTGGGAATTTGATGCAACAAGGTTTCTTGTTTGAATTCGATAGAGATAGATCACGGTTAGGTTTTTCTCGTCGTGGTTGTGCTCTGCCGTGA
- the CHUP1 gene encoding Hydroxyproline-rich glycoprotein family protein: MSFHTISWFVVAASIAAVTVKRLNVKPSKPSKPSDNGEGGDKEQSVDPDYNLNDKNLQEEEEEEEEEVKLINSVINQTRGSFSDYLDDDILPEFEDLLSGEIEYPLPDDDNNLEKAEKERKYEVEMAYNDGELERLKQLVKELEEREVKLEGELLEYYGLKEQESDIVELQRQLKIKTVEIDMLNITINSLQAERKKLQEELSQNGIVRKELEVARNKIKELQRQIQLDANQTKGQLLLLKQHVSSLQMKEEEAMNKDTEVERKLKAVQDLEVQVMELKRKNRELQHEKRELSIKLDSAEARIATLSNMTESDKVAKVREEVNNLKHNNEDLLKQVEGLQMNRFSEVEELVYLRWVNACLRYELRNYQTPAGKISARDLSKNLSPKSQAKAKRLMLEYAGSERGQGDTDLESNYSQPSSPGSDDFDNASMDSSTSRFSSFSKKPGLIQKLKKWGKSKDDSSVQSSPSRSFYGGSPGRLSSSMNKQRGPLESLMIRNAGESVAITTFGQVDQESPGTPETPNLPRIRTQQQASSPGEGLNSVAASFHVMSKSVDNVLDEKYPAYKDRHKLAVEREKHIKHKADQARAERFGGNVALPPKLAQLKEKRVVVPSVITATGDQSNESNESNEGKASENAATVTKMKLVDIEKRPPRVPRPPPRSAGGGKSTNLPSARPPLPGGGPPPPPPPPGGGPPPPPGGGPPPPPPPPGALGRGAGGGNKVHRAPELVEFYQSLMKRESKKEGAPSLISSGTGNSSAARNNMIGEIENRSTFLLAVKADVETQGDFVQSLATEVRASSFTDIEDLLAFVSWLDEELSFLVDERAVLKHFDWPEGKADALREAAFEYQDLMKLEKQVTSFVDDPNLSCEPALKKMYKLLEKVEQSVYALLRTRDMAISRYKEFGIPVDWLSDTGVVGKIKLSSVQLAKKYMKRVAYELDSVSGSDKDPNREFLLLQGVRFAFRVHQFAGGFDAESMKAFEELRSRAKTESGDNNNNNNNNSNEEESVN; this comes from the exons ATGAGTTTCCACACCATATCAT ggtttgttgttgctgcttcCATTGCAGCAGTTACTGTTAAGCGGCTCAACGTTAAACCCTCCAAACCAAGCAAACCATCAG ATAATGGCGAAGGAGGCGACAAAGAACAGTCTGTGGATCCCGACTACAATCTCAATGACAAGAAT CTgcaagaggaggaagaggaagaagaagaagaggtgaaACTAATCAACAGTGTAATCAATCAGACTCGTGGAAGTTTCTCGGACTACTTAGATGATGATATATTACCCGAGTTTGAAGATCTTTTATCTGGTGAGATTGAGTATCCATTGcctgatgatgataataactTGGAGAAAGctgagaaagagaggaaataTGAAGTCGAGATGGCTTATAACGATGGTGAGCTCGAACGGTTAAAGCAATTAGTTAAGGAGctagaagaaagagaagtgaAACTTGAAGGTGAATTACTCGAGTATTATGGACTTAAAGAGCAAGAATCAGATATCGTTGAGTTACAAAGACAGCTCAAGATCAAGACTGTTGAGATTGATATGTTAAACATCACTATTAATTCTCTGCAAGCTGAGAgaaaaaagcttcaagaagaGCTCTCACAAAACGGTATTGTAAGAAAGGAGCTTGAAGTGGCGAGAAACAAGATCAAGGAGTTGCAGAGGCAAATCCAACTCGATGCTAACCAGACGAAAGGACAGTTACTGTTGCTTAAGCAGCATGTATCAAGTCTtcaaatgaaagaagaagaagctatgaATAAAGATACTGAAGTTGAGAGGAAGCTTAAAGCTGTACAGGATTTGGAAGTGCAAGTTATGGAACTcaagagaaaaaatagagagcTTCAAcatgagaagagagagttaTCCATTAAACTCGATTCAGCGGAAGCAAGAATTGCAACTCTTTCAAACATGACTGAG AGCGATAAAGTGGCGAAAGTTAGAGAAGAGGTTAACAATTTGAAGCATAACAATGAGGATTTGTTAAAGCAAGTGGAAGGGCTTCAAATGAATAGGTTTAGTGAAGTTGAGGAATTGGTTTATCTACGTTGGGTCAATGCATGTTTACGGTATGAGTTAAGAAACTACCAGACACCAGCTGGTAAAATCTCAGCTCGTGACTTAAGCAAGAACCTAAGCCCCAAGTCccaagcaaaagcaaaacgGTTAATGTTAGAGTATGCTGGTTCAGAGCGTGGCCAAGGAGATACCGACTTAGAAAGCAACTATTCTCAACCTTCATCTCCGGGAAGCGATGATTTCGATAATGCTTCAATGGATAGTTCCACAAGTAGGTTTAGTAGTTTTAGCAAGAAGCCAGGATTGATTCAGAAACTTAAGAAATGGGGCAAAAGCAAGGATGATTCAAGCGTTCAATCATCGCCTTCAAGATCATTTTACGGAGGATCACCGGGAAGACTTAGCTCGAGTATGAATAAACAGAGAGGTCCTTTAGAATCTTTGATGATTAGAAACGCTGGTGAATCCGTAGCCATAACAACATTTGGTCAAGTGGATCAAGAATCTCCTGGTACCCCTGAAACACCGAATCTTCCAAGAATCAGAACACAacaacaagcttcttctccgGGTGAGGGTTTGAATTCCGTTGCAGCATCGTTCCACGTGATGTCTAAATCGGTTGACAATGTTTTGGATGAGAAGTATCCTGCGTACAAAGACAGGCATAAGTTGGCAgttgaaagagagaagcacATTAAGCATAAAGCAGATCAAGCAAGAGCAGAGAGATTTGGCGGTAATGTGGCTTTGCCTCCTAAACTTGCTCAACTAAAGGAGAAAAGGGTTGTTGTTCCCTCTGTGATCACAGCCACAGGTGATCAGTCTAACGAGTCAAATGAATCTAACGAAGGTAAAGCCAGCGAAAACGCTGCAACCGTAACCAAAATGAAGCTTGTAGACATTGAGAAACGACCTCCTAGAGTACCTCGCCCGCCTCCAAGATCAGCTGGAGGTGGTAAAAGTACTAACTTGCCTTCAGCAAGACCTCCTTTACCTGGTGGTggtccaccaccacctcctccaccacctggCGGTGGACCGCCTCCTCCACCTGGCGGTGgaccacctccaccaccacctcctcctgGAGCACTTGGAAGAGGAGCGGGAGGCGGGAACAAAGTTCACCGAGCTCCTGAGCTTGTTGAGTTTTATCAATCATTGATGAAACGTGAATCGAAGAAAGAAGGTGCACCTTCTTTGATCTCTTCAGGAACTGGTAATTCTTCAGCAGCTAGGAACAATATGATTGGGGAAATCGAGAACCGATCAACATTCCTCTTAGCA GTAAAAGCGGATGTGGAGACACAAGGGGACTTTGTACAGTCGTTAGCAACTGAAGTCCGAGCTTCTTCTTTCACCGACATAGAAGATCTCTTGGCGTTCGTTAGCTGGCTAGATGAAGAGCTCTCCTTCTTG GTTGATGAAAGGGCAGTTCTTAAACACTTTGACTGGCCAGAAGGTAAAGCTGATGCGCTACGAGAAGCAGCTTTTGAATATCAAGATCTTATGAAACTGGAGAAGCAAGTTACGTCCTTTGTTGATGATCCTAATCTCTCTTGTGAACCTGCTTTGAAGAAGATGTACAAGTTGCTAGAGAA GGTTGAACAAAGTGTATACGCGCTTTTACGTACGAGAGACATGGCGATTTCACGATATAAAGAATTCGGGATTCCAGTTGATTGGTTATCTGATACTGGCGTCGTAGGAAAG ATCAAGCTTTCGTCAGTCCAGCTCGCGAAGAAGTACATGAAACGAGTAGCTTATGAGCTAGATTCAGTGAGCGGATCCGATAAAGATCCGAACAGAGAGTTCTTGCTTCTCCAAGGTGTTCGTTTCGCGTTTAGAGTCCATCag TTTGCTGGAGGGTTTGATGCAGAGAGCATGAAAGCATTTGAGGAACTTAGAAGCAGAGCCAAAACTGAAAGTGgagacaataataataataataataataatagcaatgaagaagaatctgtAAACTGA
- the CHUP1 gene encoding Hydroxyproline-rich glycoprotein family protein (CHLOROPLAST UNUSUAL POSITIONING 1 (CHUP1); BEST Arabidopsis thaliana protein match is: Tetratricopeptide repeat (TPR)-like superfamily protein (TAIR:AT4G18570.1).), whose protein sequence is MFVRIGFVVAASIAAVTVKRLNVKPSKPSKPSDNGEGGDKEQSVDPDYNLNDKNLQEELSQNGIVRKELEVARNKIKELQRQIQLDANQTKGQLLLLKQHVSSLQMKEEEAMNKDTEVERKLKAVQDLEVQVMELKRKNRELQHEKRELSIKLDSAEARIATLSNMTESDKVAKVREEVNNLKHNNEDLLKQVEGLQMNRFSEVEELVYLRWVNACLRYELRNYQTPAGKISARDLSKNLSPKSQAKAKRLMLEYAGSERGQGDTDLESNYSQPSSPGSDDFDNASMDSSTSRFSSFSKKPGLIQKLKKWGKSKDDSSVQSSPSRSFYGGSPGRLSSSMNKQRGPLESLMIRNAGESVAITTFGQVDQESPGTPETPNLPRIRTQQQASSPGEGLNSVAASFHVMSKSVDNVLDEKYPAYKDRHKLAVEREKHIKHKADQARAERFGGNVALPPKLAQLKEKRVVVPSVITATGDQSNESNESNEGKASENAATVTKMKLVDIEKRPPRVPRPPPRSAGGGKSTNLPSARPPLPGGGPPPPPPPPGGGPPPPPGGGPPPPPPPPGALGRGAGGGNKVHRAPELVEFYQSLMKRESKKEGAPSLISSGTGNSSAARNNMIGEIENRSTFLLAVKADVETQGDFVQSLATEVRASSFTDIEDLLAFVSWLDEELSFLVDERAVLKHFDWPEGKADALREAAFEYQDLMKLEKQVTSFVDDPNLSCEPALKKMYKLLEKVEQSVYALLRTRDMAISRYKEFGIPVDWLSDTGVVGKIKLSSVQLAKKYMKRVAYELDSVSGSDKDPNREFLLLQGVRFAFRVHQFAGGFDAESMKAFEELRSRAKTESGDNNNNNNNNSNEEESVN, encoded by the exons atgtttgtccGGATAGggtttgttgttgctgcttcCATTGCAGCAGTTACTGTTAAGCGGCTCAACGTTAAACCCTCCAAACCAAGCAAACCATCAG ATAATGGCGAAGGAGGCGACAAAGAACAGTCTGTGGATCCCGACTACAATCTCAATGACAAGAAT cttcaagaagaGCTCTCACAAAACGGTATTGTAAGAAAGGAGCTTGAAGTGGCGAGAAACAAGATCAAGGAGTTGCAGAGGCAAATCCAACTCGATGCTAACCAGACGAAAGGACAGTTACTGTTGCTTAAGCAGCATGTATCAAGTCTtcaaatgaaagaagaagaagctatgaATAAAGATACTGAAGTTGAGAGGAAGCTTAAAGCTGTACAGGATTTGGAAGTGCAAGTTATGGAACTcaagagaaaaaatagagagcTTCAAcatgagaagagagagttaTCCATTAAACTCGATTCAGCGGAAGCAAGAATTGCAACTCTTTCAAACATGACTGAG AGCGATAAAGTGGCGAAAGTTAGAGAAGAGGTTAACAATTTGAAGCATAACAATGAGGATTTGTTAAAGCAAGTGGAAGGGCTTCAAATGAATAGGTTTAGTGAAGTTGAGGAATTGGTTTATCTACGTTGGGTCAATGCATGTTTACGGTATGAGTTAAGAAACTACCAGACACCAGCTGGTAAAATCTCAGCTCGTGACTTAAGCAAGAACCTAAGCCCCAAGTCccaagcaaaagcaaaacgGTTAATGTTAGAGTATGCTGGTTCAGAGCGTGGCCAAGGAGATACCGACTTAGAAAGCAACTATTCTCAACCTTCATCTCCGGGAAGCGATGATTTCGATAATGCTTCAATGGATAGTTCCACAAGTAGGTTTAGTAGTTTTAGCAAGAAGCCAGGATTGATTCAGAAACTTAAGAAATGGGGCAAAAGCAAGGATGATTCAAGCGTTCAATCATCGCCTTCAAGATCATTTTACGGAGGATCACCGGGAAGACTTAGCTCGAGTATGAATAAACAGAGAGGTCCTTTAGAATCTTTGATGATTAGAAACGCTGGTGAATCCGTAGCCATAACAACATTTGGTCAAGTGGATCAAGAATCTCCTGGTACCCCTGAAACACCGAATCTTCCAAGAATCAGAACACAacaacaagcttcttctccgGGTGAGGGTTTGAATTCCGTTGCAGCATCGTTCCACGTGATGTCTAAATCGGTTGACAATGTTTTGGATGAGAAGTATCCTGCGTACAAAGACAGGCATAAGTTGGCAgttgaaagagagaagcacATTAAGCATAAAGCAGATCAAGCAAGAGCAGAGAGATTTGGCGGTAATGTGGCTTTGCCTCCTAAACTTGCTCAACTAAAGGAGAAAAGGGTTGTTGTTCCCTCTGTGATCACAGCCACAGGTGATCAGTCTAACGAGTCAAATGAATCTAACGAAGGTAAAGCCAGCGAAAACGCTGCAACCGTAACCAAAATGAAGCTTGTAGACATTGAGAAACGACCTCCTAGAGTACCTCGCCCGCCTCCAAGATCAGCTGGAGGTGGTAAAAGTACTAACTTGCCTTCAGCAAGACCTCCTTTACCTGGTGGTggtccaccaccacctcctccaccacctggCGGTGGACCGCCTCCTCCACCTGGCGGTGgaccacctccaccaccacctcctcctgGAGCACTTGGAAGAGGAGCGGGAGGCGGGAACAAAGTTCACCGAGCTCCTGAGCTTGTTGAGTTTTATCAATCATTGATGAAACGTGAATCGAAGAAAGAAGGTGCACCTTCTTTGATCTCTTCAGGAACTGGTAATTCTTCAGCAGCTAGGAACAATATGATTGGGGAAATCGAGAACCGATCAACATTCCTCTTAGCA GTAAAAGCGGATGTGGAGACACAAGGGGACTTTGTACAGTCGTTAGCAACTGAAGTCCGAGCTTCTTCTTTCACCGACATAGAAGATCTCTTGGCGTTCGTTAGCTGGCTAGATGAAGAGCTCTCCTTCTTG GTTGATGAAAGGGCAGTTCTTAAACACTTTGACTGGCCAGAAGGTAAAGCTGATGCGCTACGAGAAGCAGCTTTTGAATATCAAGATCTTATGAAACTGGAGAAGCAAGTTACGTCCTTTGTTGATGATCCTAATCTCTCTTGTGAACCTGCTTTGAAGAAGATGTACAAGTTGCTAGAGAA GGTTGAACAAAGTGTATACGCGCTTTTACGTACGAGAGACATGGCGATTTCACGATATAAAGAATTCGGGATTCCAGTTGATTGGTTATCTGATACTGGCGTCGTAGGAAAG ATCAAGCTTTCGTCAGTCCAGCTCGCGAAGAAGTACATGAAACGAGTAGCTTATGAGCTAGATTCAGTGAGCGGATCCGATAAAGATCCGAACAGAGAGTTCTTGCTTCTCCAAGGTGTTCGTTTCGCGTTTAGAGTCCATCag TTTGCTGGAGGGTTTGATGCAGAGAGCATGAAAGCATTTGAGGAACTTAGAAGCAGAGCCAAAACTGAAAGTGgagacaataataataataataataataatagcaatgaagaagaatctgtAAACTGA
- the CHUP1 gene encoding Hydroxyproline-rich glycoprotein family protein: MFVRIGFVVAASIAAVTVKRLNVKPSKPSKPSDNGEGGDKEQSVDPDYNLNDKNLQEEEEEEEEEVKLINSVINQTRGSFSDYLDDDILPEFEDLLSGEIEYPLPDDDNNLEKAEKERKYEVEMAYNDGELERLKQLVKELEEREVKLEGELLEYYGLKEQESDIVELQRQLKIKTVEIDMLNITINSLQAERKKLQEELSQNGIVRKELEVARNKIKELQRQIQLDANQTKGQLLLLKQHVSSLQMKEEEAMNKDTEVERKLKAVQDLEVQVMELKRKNRELQHEKRELSIKLDSAEARIATLSNMTESDKVAKVREEVNNLKHNNEDLLKQVEGLQMNRFSEVEELVYLRWVNACLRYELRNYQTPAGKISARDLSKNLSPKSQAKAKRLMLEYAGSERGQGDTDLESNYSQPSSPGSDDFDNASMDSSTSRFSSFSKKPGLIQKLKKWGKSKDDSSVQSSPSRSFYGGSPGRLSSSMNKQRGPLESLMIRNAGESVAITTFGQVDQESPGTPETPNLPRIRTQQQASSPGEGLNSVAASFHVMSKSVDNVLDEKYPAYKDRHKLAVEREKHIKHKADQARAERFGGNVALPPKLAQLKEKRVVVPSVITATGDQSNESNESNEGKASENAATVTKMKLVDIEKRPPRVPRPPPRSAGGGKSTNLPSARPPLPGGGPPPPPPPPGGGPPPPPGGGPPPPPPPPGALGRGAGGGNKVHRAPELVEFYQSLMKRESKKEGAPSLISSGTGNSSAARNNMIGEIENRSTFLLAVKADVETQGDFVQSLATEVRASSFTDIEDLLAFVSWLDEELSFLVDERAVLKHFDWPEGKADALREAAFEYQDLMKLEKQVTSFVDDPNLSCEPALKKMYKLLEKVEQSVYALLRTRDMAISRYKEFGIPVDWLSDTGVVGKIKLSSVQLAKKYMKRVAYELDSVSGSDKDPNREFLLLQGVRFAFRVHQFAGGFDAESMKAFEELRSRAKTESGDNNNNNNNNSNEEESVN, from the exons atgtttgtccGGATAGggtttgttgttgctgcttcCATTGCAGCAGTTACTGTTAAGCGGCTCAACGTTAAACCCTCCAAACCAAGCAAACCATCAG ATAATGGCGAAGGAGGCGACAAAGAACAGTCTGTGGATCCCGACTACAATCTCAATGACAAGAAT CTgcaagaggaggaagaggaagaagaagaagaggtgaaACTAATCAACAGTGTAATCAATCAGACTCGTGGAAGTTTCTCGGACTACTTAGATGATGATATATTACCCGAGTTTGAAGATCTTTTATCTGGTGAGATTGAGTATCCATTGcctgatgatgataataactTGGAGAAAGctgagaaagagaggaaataTGAAGTCGAGATGGCTTATAACGATGGTGAGCTCGAACGGTTAAAGCAATTAGTTAAGGAGctagaagaaagagaagtgaAACTTGAAGGTGAATTACTCGAGTATTATGGACTTAAAGAGCAAGAATCAGATATCGTTGAGTTACAAAGACAGCTCAAGATCAAGACTGTTGAGATTGATATGTTAAACATCACTATTAATTCTCTGCAAGCTGAGAgaaaaaagcttcaagaagaGCTCTCACAAAACGGTATTGTAAGAAAGGAGCTTGAAGTGGCGAGAAACAAGATCAAGGAGTTGCAGAGGCAAATCCAACTCGATGCTAACCAGACGAAAGGACAGTTACTGTTGCTTAAGCAGCATGTATCAAGTCTtcaaatgaaagaagaagaagctatgaATAAAGATACTGAAGTTGAGAGGAAGCTTAAAGCTGTACAGGATTTGGAAGTGCAAGTTATGGAACTcaagagaaaaaatagagagcTTCAAcatgagaagagagagttaTCCATTAAACTCGATTCAGCGGAAGCAAGAATTGCAACTCTTTCAAACATGACTGAG AGCGATAAAGTGGCGAAAGTTAGAGAAGAGGTTAACAATTTGAAGCATAACAATGAGGATTTGTTAAAGCAAGTGGAAGGGCTTCAAATGAATAGGTTTAGTGAAGTTGAGGAATTGGTTTATCTACGTTGGGTCAATGCATGTTTACGGTATGAGTTAAGAAACTACCAGACACCAGCTGGTAAAATCTCAGCTCGTGACTTAAGCAAGAACCTAAGCCCCAAGTCccaagcaaaagcaaaacgGTTAATGTTAGAGTATGCTGGTTCAGAGCGTGGCCAAGGAGATACCGACTTAGAAAGCAACTATTCTCAACCTTCATCTCCGGGAAGCGATGATTTCGATAATGCTTCAATGGATAGTTCCACAAGTAGGTTTAGTAGTTTTAGCAAGAAGCCAGGATTGATTCAGAAACTTAAGAAATGGGGCAAAAGCAAGGATGATTCAAGCGTTCAATCATCGCCTTCAAGATCATTTTACGGAGGATCACCGGGAAGACTTAGCTCGAGTATGAATAAACAGAGAGGTCCTTTAGAATCTTTGATGATTAGAAACGCTGGTGAATCCGTAGCCATAACAACATTTGGTCAAGTGGATCAAGAATCTCCTGGTACCCCTGAAACACCGAATCTTCCAAGAATCAGAACACAacaacaagcttcttctccgGGTGAGGGTTTGAATTCCGTTGCAGCATCGTTCCACGTGATGTCTAAATCGGTTGACAATGTTTTGGATGAGAAGTATCCTGCGTACAAAGACAGGCATAAGTTGGCAgttgaaagagagaagcacATTAAGCATAAAGCAGATCAAGCAAGAGCAGAGAGATTTGGCGGTAATGTGGCTTTGCCTCCTAAACTTGCTCAACTAAAGGAGAAAAGGGTTGTTGTTCCCTCTGTGATCACAGCCACAGGTGATCAGTCTAACGAGTCAAATGAATCTAACGAAGGTAAAGCCAGCGAAAACGCTGCAACCGTAACCAAAATGAAGCTTGTAGACATTGAGAAACGACCTCCTAGAGTACCTCGCCCGCCTCCAAGATCAGCTGGAGGTGGTAAAAGTACTAACTTGCCTTCAGCAAGACCTCCTTTACCTGGTGGTggtccaccaccacctcctccaccacctggCGGTGGACCGCCTCCTCCACCTGGCGGTGgaccacctccaccaccacctcctcctgGAGCACTTGGAAGAGGAGCGGGAGGCGGGAACAAAGTTCACCGAGCTCCTGAGCTTGTTGAGTTTTATCAATCATTGATGAAACGTGAATCGAAGAAAGAAGGTGCACCTTCTTTGATCTCTTCAGGAACTGGTAATTCTTCAGCAGCTAGGAACAATATGATTGGGGAAATCGAGAACCGATCAACATTCCTCTTAGCA GTAAAAGCGGATGTGGAGACACAAGGGGACTTTGTACAGTCGTTAGCAACTGAAGTCCGAGCTTCTTCTTTCACCGACATAGAAGATCTCTTGGCGTTCGTTAGCTGGCTAGATGAAGAGCTCTCCTTCTTG GTTGATGAAAGGGCAGTTCTTAAACACTTTGACTGGCCAGAAGGTAAAGCTGATGCGCTACGAGAAGCAGCTTTTGAATATCAAGATCTTATGAAACTGGAGAAGCAAGTTACGTCCTTTGTTGATGATCCTAATCTCTCTTGTGAACCTGCTTTGAAGAAGATGTACAAGTTGCTAGAGAA GGTTGAACAAAGTGTATACGCGCTTTTACGTACGAGAGACATGGCGATTTCACGATATAAAGAATTCGGGATTCCAGTTGATTGGTTATCTGATACTGGCGTCGTAGGAAAG ATCAAGCTTTCGTCAGTCCAGCTCGCGAAGAAGTACATGAAACGAGTAGCTTATGAGCTAGATTCAGTGAGCGGATCCGATAAAGATCCGAACAGAGAGTTCTTGCTTCTCCAAGGTGTTCGTTTCGCGTTTAGAGTCCATCag TTTGCTGGAGGGTTTGATGCAGAGAGCATGAAAGCATTTGAGGAACTTAGAAGCAGAGCCAAAACTGAAAGTGgagacaataataataataataataataatagcaatgaagaagaatctgtAAACTGA